CCACGAGTTCATTTACCTCCATCCCTAGGGACAAAGAAATAGAAAACAATGTATCACCGGACTTCACCACATATGTATTCTCTTTTGATCCCGGGATGACGAGCTTCTGACCGATGCTGATTTGCGTATCAATCAACCCATTTGCCGCTTTCAGCTTATCTACCGAACAATTGTATCTTTGTGAAATCGCCCAAAGCGTATCGCCTTTACTCACCACATGATTCCCGGCCGTCTCCATGACTGCAGCCGAGGCGGTGACATCCACTGTCTGATAAGGGTCCATTTCATTCGCAAATACCAGTTCCCCGACTTCCCCGTGGCCGAAAACCCGAAACGGATCTACCGCATAATCTTTATCAATGGTCCATTCACCCCTGTGAACTTCAAAGTGAAGATGGGCACCCGTTGACCTGCCTGTATTTCCAAGCGTGCCAAGCTGCTGGCCTTGCAACACTTCTTGACCTTCATCTGCCATCCTACTTTCCAGGTGGGCATAAACAGTTTCATAACCATTGTTGTGCCGCACAAATACAACATGACCATAAGTTTCTGAAAGATACGACTTCATGACAATTCCTTTATCTACCGCAAATACCGGGGAACCTACCTCCCCCCCGATATCGATTCCTTTATGTGTGCCAGATCTGCTTCCAAAATAATCAGTAATATAGCCATCCACCGGGAACGTCCATGAGACTGTCTCCTTCTTGACCAAATCCACCTTTGCGGTTGCAGTTCCCCGGGGCAGAAACAACCCTCCCAAAACCATTACCAGGAGGACGATACAAAAAGGTCTCTTCATCTCATCCATCATCATCTCTTTCCTCCTTACTATCAATGGGCTTATGATGTGCACCGCACCCCATCACATGCTCCTCCCTACATTCAGAAGGGTGATTATCACAATGAGATAATTTTCCTTTCAGTAGTTTGGCTAATTTTAAGATAAATATACCTGTTCTTCCCTATTTATTTAAAAAGGAGAGGTCGGGCGGAATCGCGGGGGCTGTGCTTTCCATACAAAAAAGCCCAGAAACGGATTCATTCAGTTTCTGGGCTTTAAGTATGTCAGTTGACGATCATCTTTTTATTGGGGCTGATTGGGGTTTCAACGGGTTCATTGAAAAGAAATCCGTTCCAGCTTTCCTGCCTGATATTTTCAAATCGTACTTTCTCGATGCCAAAACCTCTCAATGTAAGTAGCATCCCTTCGATCATCTCAAGGCCGGCTGTTTCACCCAATGCATCCAGGTCCAATTCATCTTGAAAGCGGATAGCGATCACGTCATCAGACTCTTCCACGCTGATTTCAACATGATGGGGAATGACGCTTTGAAACAAGTCTGAGTCGGGATCCTTCATCGCTTGAATGGAATCCTTTACACTTTCCCGCTCAATATTATCTGTCACGAGAAAGCGGTCTTTGTCATTTGGAGAATACATATAGTATGCCGAGTGGGTTTCATCTTTCAAGTCTATATCCTTCAATTCCCCCATGGTACTGAATTGGGGAACAGAACCATCCTCCGTCTGAAGCATGATCTCATTCATCCCCTTATGTTGGAAAGAATACAACAGGGAATAATAAAAGGCATATTCCATTGCGCTGCTGCCGCTGTATGGGTGGTCAGCAGCCAACCGGTACATGACCGTCTTGTCTTTCAAGCTGAATTCTCCTTTCAAGGGGAGGAAATCCTCAAGCCCCCAATCGGTTTCTGGCAACTTTCCGGCGATCTGCTCATGCCTCGTCAACCAATCACCCCCTGATTCGTGATCTATGACTGATATCGGGACAGGAACTGCATCCTTGGATACGAGACCGAATGTATAAAAGTGATTCCCTTTTAAATCTTCTTCATAAAGGGACAACCGTTCCCGCCCGGACACTTCAGGCGAGATTTCAGTGCTCTCTTCTGCATCATAGCTTTCCATTAACGACATGTTTTGCTTTGGCGCCTCTTCCTTTTCAGAAAGCTGTTCTTCTTCGACTTTTTTATTTTCTCCACTGCTGCCAGCCGAATCGGATGTACTCATTTCTGCATTTTCCATGCTTTTTTCATCCATTTGACCAATCAACGCAGGCGCCAGCAATACGAGGATGAAAAGGGCTGCAAGTGCAGCTATGGCCGGCACGAACCTCTTTGTCAAAGCAGGTCTCTTCTTACTTTGTCGTTCTAATTGTGCATATATCGTCCGTGGATCTCGTTCATCCTTTATATGAGGGAGCTTTTTGACGA
The nucleotide sequence above comes from Bacillus sp. KH172YL63. Encoded proteins:
- a CDS encoding LysM peptidoglycan-binding domain-containing protein, giving the protein MMMDEMKRPFCIVLLVMVLGGLFLPRGTATAKVDLVKKETVSWTFPVDGYITDYFGSRSGTHKGIDIGGEVGSPVFAVDKGIVMKSYLSETYGHVVFVRHNNGYETVYAHLESRMADEGQEVLQGQQLGTLGNTGRSTGAHLHFEVHRGEWTIDKDYAVDPFRVFGHGEVGELVFANEMDPYQTVDVTASAAVMETAGNHVVSKGDTLWAISQRYNCSVDKLKAANGLIDTQISIGQKLVIPGSKENTYVVKSGDTLFSISLSLGMEVNELVAVNNLDAHAAIYPKQVLKVR